In Pseudoliparis swirei isolate HS2019 ecotype Mariana Trench chromosome 11, NWPU_hadal_v1, whole genome shotgun sequence, a genomic segment contains:
- the LOC130201629 gene encoding lysine-specific demethylase 5B-B-like has product MRRNRLGKEDWVNIKWQPGQITHTCQKDGNSCGIFVMQMAKMTVMELPNIPQHFRINSSKQSMEKLRRNMAEDILKQSVSKDELCSFCGIEDHLPKTDVDAVWIQCGTCSRWFHTLCLGMTAAQIPSKDTPWYCVLCNT; this is encoded by the exons ATGCGCCGGAACCGACTTGGAAAGGAGGACTGGGTGAACATCAAGTGGCAGCCGGGCCAGATAACCCACACCTGCCAGAAAGATGGCAACAGTTGTGGGATCTTTGTCATGCAG ATGGCCAAGATGACGGTGATGGAACTACCAAATATTCCACAGCATTTCCGCATAAACTCATCGAAACAATCGATGGAAAAGCTAAGAAGAAACATGGCTGAAGACATTCTGAAACAATCAG ttTCAAAGGATGAGCTCTGTTCCTTCTGTGGAATTGAGGACCACCTGCCCAAAACTGATGTTGATGCTGTTTGG ATTCAGTGTGGAACTTGCTCAAGATGGTTTCACACGCTGTGCCTTGGGATGACAGCAGCACAAATACCAAGCAAAGATACCCCTTggtattgtgtgttgtgtaacaCTTAG
- the ccr6b gene encoding C-C chemokine receptor type 6 produces the protein MQNMTSVSPDYDYSTAEYLLEEEGLCNLDPSRVEVIAQTYIHSIICAFGLPGNALVIATYVFYKRTKTMTDVYLFNVAVVDLIFVVSLPFIIYNEQHSWFMGPVACKMLRSAYSINLYSGMLLLACISGDRYVAIVRARSSFGARSRTLLYSRLICSAVWMFAVALTLPTLLYTECFEETSLGAQTASVVCQLSFKKTETAKLMKVVVPSLQMAIGFLLPLLVMVFCYASIVCTLLRAQSSQRHKAVRVIMAVVLVFIVCHLPYNVTLLTHTLSLFKQRSCKAEKVKLQVLSVSRSIAYLHCCLNPILYAFIGVKFRSHFRQIMLDLWCFSKKYLYTARTSRTTSDFCISGRMSSDGSNNITSFSA, from the coding sequence ATGCAAAACATGACGTCTGTGAGTCCAGACTATGATTACAGTACAGCTGAATATTTACTTGAAGAGGAAGGGCTCTGCAACCTGGACCCCAGCCGCGTAGAAGTCATCGCCCAAACCTACATCCACTCCATCATCTGTGCCTTCGGCCTGCCCGGCAACGCTCTGGTGATCGCCACCTACGTGTTCTACAAGCGGACCAAGACGATGACAGACGTCTACCTCTTCAATGTCGCCGTGGTGGACCTGATCTTCGTGGTCTCCCTGCCGTTCATCATCTACAATGAGCAGCACAGTTGGTTCATGGGCCCCGTGGCTTGCAAGATGCTGCGGTCCGCCTACAGTATCAACCTCTACAGCGGCATGCTGCTGCTGGCGTGCATCAGTGGCGACCGCTACGTTGCCATCGTGCGGGCCAGAAGCTCCTTCGGTGCCCGCTCGCGCACTCTGCTCTACAGCCGCCTCATCTGCTCAGCTGTGTGGATGTTTGCGGTGGCCTTAACTCTGCCCACACTCCTCTACACCGAGTGCTTTGAAGAGACCAGTCTGGGGGCTCAGACCGCCAGTGTCGTGTGTCAGCTGTCTTTTAAAAAGACAGAGACGGCAAAGCTCATGAAGGTGGTGGTTCCCAGCCTTCAAATGGCCATCGGCTTCCTGCTGCCTCTGCTGGTGATGGTGTTCTGCTACGCCAGCATCGTGTGCACCTTGCTGAGAGCCCAGAGCAGCCAGAGGCACAAGGCCGTCCGCGTGATTATGGCGGTCGTGCTGGTTTTCATCGTGTGCCACCTGCCCTACAACGTGACTCTGCTGACCCACACCCTGTCTCTTTTCAAGCAGAGGAGTTGTAAGGCAGAGAAGGTCAAACTCCAGGTGCTGTCCGTCTCCAGGAGCATAGCCTACCTCCACTGCTGCCTCAATCCCATCCTCTACGCCTTCATCGGGGTGAAGTTCAGGAGCCACTTCCGGCAAATAATGTTGGACTTGTGGTGCTTTAGCAAAAAGTACCTCTACACCGCTCGCACGTCACGCACAACGTCCGATTTTTGCATCTCAGGCCGCATGTCTTCAGACGGCTCCAACAACATCACATCGTTCAGCGCGTGA